Genomic segment of Hylaeus volcanicus isolate JK05 chromosome 6, UHH_iyHylVolc1.0_haploid, whole genome shotgun sequence:
ACTGAAAAATCTACAGCGTGGACTTGGTCGATCATAAAAACGCAGAAATCGAAGGAAATCTAACCTGATCCTCGAGAAATGTCGCGTGGCCCATCGTAGAACCATATAGCTCCCGTTGGGAATCTCTGTTCTATCGGACGTTCCATCTCAGTGTACCTCCCTCCTCGCTTCAACTTTCCAAATTCACGTCACCGTTctccgcgtcgcgtcgtttgcAACTCACTCGATTGCGTTTCAACGATGATTTCGCAGTCGCTGTTACACGACAGGGAATTCCTGGTTTTAATGATTCAAGGTCGAATCCTTGGCAGACGTGACGTTGTTTGCTGTAAGACGTttgcctttctttttttagcgCGGATTCATCGAAAGTTGCTGGTGGCCTCGACGAGTATCGGTTTCGCGTACAATTCCTTTCTTCGCGGTAGCTTATGTTTAATCAACGTTCCAAAGATACGCTATGTTCCGCTACAAATAGATCGCTCTTTATCATCTCCAGTGGTTCAGATACGTAGTAGGAAGAATTTCTTAACATCGAAATTTCTCCTTGAATCGGCAGGCTCAAGGTTTTTTTACTAGATTCCACGATGTCAAGAGGCTGTTCAAAGTTGGTATTTCAACCAATAGGCGACCAACcaactttctttattttaaaagcaatttttatctgcaaATCGATTTTAACGTACGCATATGCCTCGATATCTTTCGAGAGGTTCGTTTCTTTTGCGTATCGTACACCATAAGTAGCGTTGTTAACCGCAATGGCGCGAGATGTATTTTAAGTTGTGTCTGTTGGCGCACACGAAACCTCGGTAAACAACGATGACGTTAATTGCAACGCTTCGCCTCGTCCAATTCTCGTCTCCGAAGCAGAAACTTATTCGGCAGCGATTTACTGGGAACACCCGTGAGCAGGGCGTAAAAAAACCACGCTCCTGCGACAGCAGCCAGGTGAACCTGACATCGCCAAACACGATATTGTTCCCGCAAACATTTATGTGCTGTGGAAACAGGTGCGAGTCGTGCTTTCCACCGTGCAATATGCGagtcgacgcgacgccgacgtgtCGCCCTTGTACAACGCAACGGACAAGTGGCCTGTACGTAGATACGGTCactaactttaatattcgggacacttttcaatttttactttgtcgttgtacaattttttctacTCTGAAAGATAAAGTAATCGCGTTTAGTGTTAAAGCATCGAGTCTAGTTAACGAAGGTAtacaatttacatatttcattcGCACCGCTAGTCCAAAGAATATAAAGTAGAAACGTTTTTCTGGAGGTCTCTGAGAGTCTAACAACCAACCTCCCTCCTCCTCTGCCCCTCCCCACCTCCATCTTTTCCCAACCGTAGGAGTTTACGCCCCTACTTGTGGAACACCGCGTTACACCGTAATGTTTACACATTCCTTACCAACGTCACTTTCGATTCCCTCGATCTGAAAATCTAAATCAAAGTTCTACAAAATACCAGTTTgcgatgaaatttcattacgTTCCAATTGAAAATGCGACAGGTTCCTTTcacttttcctttcttcgagCTCTCCGACTTTCCTACTTTCCTCCTTAAACGTGTCGTGTACGCGTCGAAAGAATCGCGAAGAAATTCCAAATTCTAGATATCGAGTCTACCTCGAAATGCTGGCAACGTTGCATTTCGACGTGAGTTTGAATACGTATTCGAAACCAGAATTAGATATTcttatcgtaaaaataaaacgaaactgCTGCAAAGATAAATTTGGACAGTGGCGTCGAGTGGCTGCCGATGCCGACTAGGCGATGCGAAATTCACGTCTGCgccattatttttcttcggtGGGTATTAAGAAATCACAATGAAAGCCGTGAACGCGCGCGGCACCAGACGTTCGTGCGGTGAGAAAAAAAggacaataaaattgaaagactGGCACGGAAGGCAGCTGttcgataaaaagaatgttcGGATGCTACCGAGACAAAGTGTCGCGTCCTGCTGGCGTTCAACGATCATTTTCGAAATCATCgtcgaagaaatattcgagttGCGCGACACTCGAACTTGCGGCAACGTCACGCGACTTTAGTTGTTAGTTTTATTCTCGCTTGCGATGCAAGCACACATTCTAATCCGACCCCGGTAAGACGGTTTCGTAACAAAGCGAATTAAGGCAAGACAAATACTGTCCAGGTTAGGTTAGGTACTGGTCTATATTTGTCGTACATCTTTAAATGGAATGCGTGATTTACGGTActacgtataatttttcatcgatttatTGCTCGTCAAATTTGTATACCTGTGACTTTCTGTACATTTAATGCAATATAATCGCTTTACGTTTGTTTCAGAGTTGGAAAAGTATCGTCGTTAGTTTGGAATTCAGAACACTCTGTCCCCCGTGGTAACGAGCATGCCTGAAAGAGTCAACGAGATCTATCCAGCTCGACGCAGGTTTCACCAGGTGCACGCCGATAGAGCGTCGACGCCACTGCCCTGTCGCGGGCTCGAGTTGAACATGCAAAGCatagagaagaaaaattgcgAAGGTCGTGCGCTCACCCTCGAGCAGGTGCCAGTCCTCGTCGAGCGAGGCCAGGGCTTGTGCTTGATTGGCCTGTTGTTCGAAGTCGAGCATCTTGGCCCCACCGTGTTCCAGCCACTACTTTCGGTCGCGTGCTTTCTTCTTTGGCACGGCAAATAATCTTGTCACTTCACCTCTCACGAAACTATCGCACAGTCCACTGTTGCAATTCGAACAATTGTTCGTGTTTACTCGTGAACGCTGCGACAGCGCGGAATCCTCTTGAGCGACAATTGTAAACTGGTATATCAAAAGACAGACTTTCCCCTTGAAGGAACGTTCGCTCAGATTATCTCGAACGTCCTTTCctcgcgaaagaaagaaagaggaagagtgtgtgtgcgtgtgggGCGGGGGAGGGCgggtgggggagggggagCGAGCGTCGCGCCGCCGTCGCCGCTCTTTTACCGTTTAAAAACTGCTCTCTGTTTACATCGGTGTTTCCGATTGGCTTGGTTCGGCGGCGGTTACCCGTCTTCGGGAAACGGCGCAAGCGTCTCGGCTACTATATCTTTCAAAAGGTCTAAGGAACTTTCGGATGGAGGTCGGGATTCGCTTTGATCAATTCCGAGAAACGCGTATTGTTGCGTTTATTTTCAGGGTGCTCCGGTGTTACGGAGAGAACCGTGTCGTCGCACGGACAATAAAAAGCTACAGGAACGAGCGAACCAGCTCGCGTGCATGCGTGGCGGTACTCGAACCGCGACTGATTTCCCCTATCACACCGTGCTCAGCTGCCACCCACGAGCCTCCCTCCATCGTCATCGGTTCTCCCCGCCATGCGCCACCTTCCGCCCCCCCGCCGCCGCCCCCCCCCTTGCCACGCGAACCAAGCTTGCTCGTTCCAAACAACGCTAGAACGTCTGTCCCTCACTCCCTCCTCGCGCCCCCGCCCCCGCCACCGCCTCCGCCTCCGCCTCCGCCCGTCCCGACCCGACTATCCGCGCCCCTTTCACTCTATCCGTGCTTTCTCCGTCTCTCTTCTCCTTCGTCGCGCTTCCAACGCTCTTCTTTGCTCTCCTCTGCTCTCCATcggtgtatgtatgtacaggGTGCGGCGAAAGTCATGGTTCAACGGACAGGGTGATTTTACCCAGGAGAAAAGGACGAAAACGTAGAATCGAGATTCTTCGTACTTCGTGCTTCGATTTCGAGGGCAGCGATTTATGAAATGGGTCAAATACGCGGAGCACCCTTCGCCAAGGTTAGCCCTTATCGCATCAATGTTAAACTTGTTTCTCGGacgtataaaaagaaattatttcgtggTTGTTTTACATGGTTACGAATTAACTATTTGCGTCCCAACTGCGCAgatttttgtatcgttattTTTCCATAAACCTGAGCGTGCATTtcgatacgtttatttatacgaaatgAAAAGAGCAAACATCGAGCTATCGTTTTGCCCCGCACTGTAGTCATTTCGATACACGCAATAATTGCGTAGGATCTTGTAATTCGGCCTTGAGTGCGGTTACTTTTCTCGGCTTAACGGCGACTGTTCTACAGCGTGGCAAGAAACAGCCGCGTGAGCATTCGGCTTAATAAGCGAGAAGAAGCTTGGGAGATGTACGAAGGTCAGTCGCAAAGAGAATACAAGGGACAAGCCGGAAAGAAACGTTACCAGGATTACAATGTTCGGGTCCACGATTGTTGTTCTATTTTGCGTGGCTCGCTTTAACGTGACTACACCGTGACGAGGGGTTTCACTTTGCCGCAGTGTTGGCCGCTACTGCCAGTTAATGCATTTTCACTCGTGGGACACGGTGACGCTAAATGATACGGTTTCCTGTTCGCAGGAAACTCGAAACTCATGGAACGAACACCCAGGTATACCAAAATTCTAACGCTGCAACTTTATCGAGCACCTTGAAAACGTTGCACcgctacaaaaattatttcgacaCCCTTCCAACTGCCACCGAACCTTACGTAAATTTACGTAAATAAACATCGCACGCAAATGTTATTTCGTTCGGGTAGGATTACTAACCATACTTTTTTCAAGTAGAATTCACGAAGCGAAGACGCGATATTAAAATCGAGTGTTGCAACGTTTCGAAACCTTTGACGTGATCGGCTTCTCGCGATCATGGATGTATTTCCTCGCGCAAAAAGAAGAACGTTATTCatcgtttcgataaaatattgttcagCTCTAGTATACGGTATAGAAAGCGGCAATGTAACGTTAAGCAAAAACCGCCCTTTAGGAGAATGATTTGGACTAAACAGGAGGTAAGAATACAGGCGTTCGTTAGGCCGTCTCGATTATCCTCGCGTGGCAGTCCGAGTGGGGGAGGTTGTCGGCACTGGCGAGCATCTGTGACGGAGAAACAAAACGCTAGAGCGAAAAGGAATGACGTTACCGGGAACGACGAGGAGAAAACGATTTCCGAACGAAGAGCGAGTATACACATATCGTGGCACGTGCGACGAAGAGGGAGAAACCTTACGCTGATTCCTCTCGAGGTCGAACAggaatgaaacagaaaaagacAGACCGGTCGACTGGCTGTTCTAGCGTATACGCGAGAGAATGGCGACGCGCGTCGGCCAGAAACATGAGAAAAAATTATCAGCCGCTGACGTTTATTGTGGCCCATATCGAATCTGCGATAAGAACGACGAAGATGCGAACGAGCGACGACAAACGTTTTCTTTGTACGATCGAATCACGATGAATTTGAACGCTGGGAGAGGACAGTGTAATTTACGTAACGTAAGATGAAGATCAAACTGCTGTTTCGATTTACATACTCGCGACCATTTTTACGCCCGATCAAACACGAACGTAGgtatttatttactcttcGTTTCCACAAGGACAATCGCGCTACGGTGAAACATGTTTCGAGATCGGGCTTGAAACTACATTACCTAGCATTAGCTTTTCAAATATCTATCGACGTTTCGACCTTTAATTTGTACGACCAATGTCGACTAGAACGCGTACGATACGTGCatgaatgtataatattataacgcGATAAAAGGAATTCCTCGTCGTATAATGAACCAAATAACGTATTCCATTTCTTTGCAAACGttaaacaacatttattttatttcgatcctCGTGTTTTAATtgctcgaaataaaaaaaaacagtgatTTCAGATGTAGTCGGTGAAAACAATGCGAAAGAGAGACAGACCGATAATTCCGGCGTCGGAGGTGGAAGGAAGCGTAATGGAGTAACGCGAACAGGACGGGCGAATTGGCACGAGGATAGAAAGAGACATAGATAGGGAGAATAGCGTTGCGAGAGGAAAGAGAGTGGAAGGGAGAGAGTGCCACGCGACGCGTGAGACGGTAAAACAGAGACAGGAGATCGGCTCGAAAGTGGTGGGGGAAGCAGGGAAGAAAATCGAGTGGCTTGCCGAGCGTTGGACGGTATCCTGCAAGGGGCGGCGGTGAGGGGGGCGAGGACAAATGACGAGGCGCGCGAGCCATCAGGGCCGTATGCTGAAGAGCACGCGACACGCGCTCTGAGAACCGAGGCTTGCACACGACCTTAACCCTTAACTGTTGCGGTTAATAACAGAGTAGTGGTAGTGTTAACCGATATGTAATCCAAAATTATGATTACCGATTCTTATACAGATTACCAAGAACGTTTCGAATACGTCATTTACTCGATTCGCGTTTCTCAATTGTTCATTTAATTCTCCGTTAAAGTGTCCTTCTAAAAAGTTGCATACATCGTGACTGTTGCGAATCGTACGAAAGCGTTCTCATACTTTTCACGGTTATTCGAACCATTCAACACCCACTCGGAaaacgataagaaaaatttcaccGCGACGAACCAAGAAAATTTCACCGAAACATATCCGACTAACCACGCGAGGAGAAGAATTGCGTTAGTTTGaattagacaaatattttctttagtaCGGGATTCCGACCTGTAAGACGGTTATTTCATTCGTTCGCTCTCTAGTGGCACGTTCTTCGAAGAACGTCCAGCCAACTCGATCGCGGAAAGGTCGAACGAAAAGGCAAGAGAAAGCGGTTGCGATAAATTCAGTATCGGCAGCTCCTCGACGTTGCGCGATATCACCCAGAACTCCGAATCTATCGTAtctgttttgttttcaagaaaCTGTGCTAAAAAGTAGCGGATTAAAACTGGGAGACACGTAATTTTGTGTTTACCGGCCGGTTACCAATAACCCAGGCTAGCCATAACCCTACCAGGAGAATACGGGAACGACGATGGAGTCTTCTCTCGTAAAGGATGGAGGAACGAAAGCGTCGTTGGCAAGAACGAGAGACTAGATCGAACTTGGAAGCAGAGTAGGGGCGAATACGGCTAGAGGGAGATGGACGACGAAATAGAACGGGAAGGAACGCGGAGGCTGACGGAGGAACTGAAATAGAGAGTGGAAGAGGATTCACGAGTGCCTCGCCAAGTTCTCTCTGCATTAACGGTCCCAGACTACAAAGTACGAGAGAGAACATGGAAGACGGAGAGACGCGTATACGCTCGGCGATCAGACCGATACTCTTTCGCGACCGTACCATCCGCTGCGTAATATTGTCCTAAACTGCGCTATCGCTTCGCCAACATGCCTCTTAAAAAAATGACGCGAACGACTGCGAGTTAGTTTATACCGAATGACCGAGTAGAGCTCTATATAGACTTGGTCGAGCTGTATTCGACGAGCATTCGAACTCGCTCTTTTCTTATGTTGCGAAAATATGAATACAGCCGTGGAGCTTATTTCTTTGAACTTCATCGCGTAATTCTATAACAACGAACGCGCGGTAGCGGGAGTCAGCGGGAGTGAGCGTGTCTATTGCGTCTTGCGCAATAGGAAAAAAGTGTCTACGTCCGTTGAAAGGCCGTCCTTCTGTTAAGTGAACGCGAGAATGCTATCTGGTTTTTGTAAACAACAACACCAATACAGTCCAGCGTTCTCAAACGAAGCAAATGAGAcgtggtaaataaaaatatttgctcgaCGGTTCTTTTCGCGACGACGCGTATTTTAGTATTCATCGACGCCGCGTAAAAGGTTTCGTGCGAagggaaaattttaattccagCACTCGCCGCCAGAGAGAGCTGTCCGTTGGATCCTATTCCCGTGAGTTTTCGCTCTTACATCgattacattatacatatagatCCTTTGTCTAACCACCGGAAGGCTCGCGTTTAAAGGCAGGCCTGCTTTATCTTGAGATATACCTACTCCGTTCGCAATGTAAATTGAGAAGCCGAGAGTAACAAGACCATCGAATTTAGCTCCAACGATTATGCTCGCATTGTTGCcgatatattacaatttcaattctttaattaCTACAATCggattttctttccatttatttatttaacgactaATTATTTGGACTGTCTATATTAGTCTATCAGACGATTACTTTCCGAATGACAAAAATAGAACGTGCTAGTAACCGTATCGCATCTAAACAAGGTGAAAGGGTGAGGTTCATCCAGAATCTGAAGGTTGTTCTAGAACATAACTTATTGCATtgtcttttcttcttcgattctttttaGCCGTCGTACACATCCGAATAAAAGTAATCGACCGTTATTCATATGTTGTACTTTAGCCTCGAGGATTGACGGTGAAAGCGGATCCCCGCATTTCCGCTCTAAacgcgaatatttttacaacattTAACCTGTTGCTATTTTCGTGGCATTCGTCCGCGACCTATGGCAAGGACTTTGTCCGTGAAGCTGTGCGCCACGTATAGCGGACGAACTTAAAAATCTCGTAGGCGTTCTTACGTAGGTTCACGCGGCGAGTTTCCATGGTGATCGGTCTCTGTGACCATGATTTCGCTGTGACGTCATAGGTTCGGAAAAGACGTCCACGTGCAGCGGACGTGCGGTATCGGTTAACGAGTTTTTTTTccaagtaataatttttcaccGTACGTCACGGGGAAAATACGATCGTTCGAGGACCTGGAAACTGCATGTCAGCTTTAcgagaattaaatattaaaaattggtagaaCGTTTGTTCTGGAAGTGCGAACATTGGTTCCCAGAAATTTACTGCATTATTTTTAGAGGAATTTTCACCACGTTTGCATTTACTTACACgtatatttatgataaaataaaattaggatAAATATTTCGGTCACACATTTTTTGATATCgggattaattttattattggatataataaaaagaatttttttaaacatacacATGGCGGCATCTACGAGTGAACGGAGGAACTAATTGGTCGTTCTCcggatagaggcgctgaccgactatagaaattttagtttcatccTTCCGCCGTTAGATGGCGACCTAGGCTAGACTACATCCACGATCGATGCGTAAACCGGTTAACCCATCGTGTcgtcttttttcttattaaaaaaaatcaaattttgacTGTCACTTCCTAGAAATAGTGTAAGAAATGATTTCGTTTAAACTCTACAATGGAGTCAGACATTTCTGTACAAAACTCGATAACATTGCTAACCTCGTTAAGGtgagtaaattaatattttcatcgtcaCTCGAATCAAATTTCTCCTGATTTTGCTACACAACGAATCTTTCATCTCTTGAAATGTTGaatatgttcaattttgtAGCGTAACTGTACATTAATCTTGTGTTCATTACGCGAAGTGTGTATGGCTTAGAaatgtttcttctttcctaACCTCTCGAGAAGTCAAAAAGCAATAtagttttcattgattttgtcattttcaattactaaCAAGTTGACTAAGTTTAGTAGTTTCGTGCGTTAAAACGTTCATTACTCTTCTTGCAGAAGAACAAGGTAGTCGTATTCATGAAGGGTGTTCCAGATGAACCTAGATGTGGTTTTAGTAATGCTGTCGTACAAATATTAAGAATGCACAACGTAAAATACGATGCTCACGACGTACTTAAGGATGAAAACCTCAGGCAAAGTTGGTATTTTTATGGCCTGAAGCGTTTAAGAGATCTATATTTAccatgtttgtttttattcagaTATCAAGGATTATTCTAACTGGCCAACGATACCTCAAGTATTCATAAACGGTGAATTCGTGGGCGGATGCGATATACTTTTAGAAATGCACAGAAACGGAGAGCtcatagaggaattgaagaaagtTGGCATCACGAGTGCTCTTCTAGATAAAGGAGAAaccaaagaaaagaaatccgATTAACCATTCACATACGAGAGTTTAGTTTGTTCATAatcttgtaaataaaatcattgatGTTGATGGTtgttttttgttgtaataaaGCTTTTGACAGTAGATcggatatttaatttattctgtaACAACAGTACTATGTAtcgatttataataaaaaggagTACGTAATGAAGTAATCAAGGCATCGAACCCAAAATCGtgttattacaatttttataaactacaGACATTATCGATGTACGTTTCGTGAAAATGTTCTATTAGTTGATCAAGTTTCTGCTAGATGGTGTTGACTAGAGAACATAGCTCTATACGATACGCATTTCGAGTATGCTGGTATCCACCGTTAAGCGAAGTTTACCATGGAAAGGTCAATGGTGCCAGCAAGAATTTCACGTGGATATTGGCGTACCTGGCACCACTGTGTCGACGTCAATTAAACTTACCAGCTTTTAGGTGGAACAATTAGTGGCACTGATAAGCACTACGTGTGAATTTCAagttagtattattttatctaacGTAGCAGTGTGAAATCGAACACGCAGGAACTTCGAGACGACGACCGAATTGACAAAGCGGCTAGTCAAGGTTGCCGCATAACAGGGGCATACCTGCGCCTGCGAAGTAGCAACCGGGCCTACAAACTGGCTAGCATCGGTTGCCATTTATCAGGGGCATACTAACGTGCCTACTTGGTGACAActcaattttcattctctttaTGACACCTCCATCACACTTCCCAACAACTTCAAAAGTTCAGcaaaaagtgaaaaatcaATTCCGTTCCAAACTTCTGggttgatattttaatttcccaTCGTTTCTTGCCACggttccctttaatttcccctTGTTTCTTGccatatttccctttaatttcccttcgtTTCCTGGCACACTTCCCCCTAATTTCCCTTCNNNNNNNNNNNNNNNNNNNNNNNNNNNNNNNNNNNNNNNNNNNNNNNNNNNNNNNNNNNNNNNNNNNNNNNNNNNNNNNNNNNNNNNNNNNNNNNNNNNNNNNNNNNNNNNNNNNNNNNNNNNNNNNNNNNNNNNNNNNNNNNNNNNNNNNNNNNNNNNNNNNNNNNNNNNNNNNNNNNNNNNNNNNNNNNNNNNNNNNNNNNNNNNNNNNNNNNNNNNNNNNNNNNNNNNNNNNNNNNNNNNNNNNNNNNNNNNNNNNNNNNNNNNNNNNNNNNNNNNNNNNNNNNNNNNNNNNNNNNNNNNNNNNNNNNNNNNNNNNNNNNNNNNNNNNNNNNNNNNNNNNNNNNNNNNNNNNNNNNNNNNNNNNNNNNNNNNNNNNNNNNNNNNNNNNNNNNNNNNNNNNNNNNNNNNNNNNNNNNNNNNNNNNNNNNNNNNNNNNNNNNNNNNNNNNNNNNNNNNNNNNNNNNNNNNNNNNNNNNNNNNNNNNNNNNNNNNNNNNNNNNNNNNNNNNNNNNNNNNNNNNNNNNNNNNNNNNNNNNNNNNNNNNNNNNNNNNNNNNNNNNNNNNNNNNNNNNNNNNNNNNNNNNNNNNNNNNNNNNNNNNNNNNNNNNNNNNNNNNNNNNNNNNNNNNNNNNNNNNNNNNNNNNNNNNNNNNNNNNNNNNNNNNNNNNNNNNNNNNNNNNNNNNNNNNNNNNNNNNNNNNNNNNNNNNNNNNNNNNNNNNNNNNNNNNNNNNNNNNNNNNNNNNNNNNNNNNNNNNNNNNNNNNNNNNNNNNNNNNNNNNNNNNNNNNNNNNNNNNNNNNNNNNNNNNNNNNNNNNNNNNNNNNNNNNNNNNNNNNNNNNNNNNNNNNNNNNNNNNNNNNNNNNNNNNNNNNNNNNNNNNNNNNNNNNNNNNNNNNNNNNNNNNNNNNNNNNNNNNNNNNNNNNNNNNNNNNNNNNNNNNNNNNNNNNNNNNNNNNNNNNNNNNNNNNNNNNNNNNNNNNNNNNNNNNNNNNNNNNNNNNNNNNNNNNNNNNNNNNNNNNNNNNNNNNNNNNNNNNNNNNNNNNNNNNNNNNNNNNNNNNNNNNNNNNNNNNNNNNNNNNNNNNNNNNNNNNNNNNNNNNNNNNNNNNNNNNNNNNNNNNNNNNNNNNNNNNNNNNNNNNNNNNNNNNNNNNNNNNNNNNNNNNNNNNNNNNNNNNNNNNNNNNNNNNNNNNNNNNNNNNNNNNNNNNNNNNNNNNNNNNNNNNNNNNNNNNNNNNNNNNNNNNNNNNNNNNNNNNNNNNNNNNNNNNNNNNNNNNNNNNNNNNNNNNNNNNNNNNNNNNNNNNNNNNNNNNNNNNNNNNNNNNNNNNNNNNNNNNNNNNNNNNNNNNNNNNNNNNNNNNNNNNNNNNNNNNNNNNNNNNNNNNNNNNNNNNNNNNNNNNNNNNNNNNNNNNNNNNNNNNNNNNNNNNNNNNNNNNNNNNNNNNNNNNNNNNNNNNNNNNNNNNNNNNNNNNNNNNNNN
This window contains:
- the LOC128877778 gene encoding glutaredoxin-related protein 5, mitochondrial, which gives rise to MISFKLYNGVRHFCTKLDNIANLVKKNKVVVFMKGVPDEPRCGFSNAVVQILRMHNVKYDAHDVLKDENLRQNIKDYSNWPTIPQVFINGEFVGGCDILLEMHRNGELIEELKKVGITSALLDKGETKEKKSD